Proteins encoded in a region of the Clostridium beijerinckii genome:
- a CDS encoding alpha/beta-type small acid-soluble spore protein, translated as MASNNSGRNRTLVPEAKQGLNRLKTEVASEVGLSNYESMDKGNLSSRQNGSVGGEMVKRMIESYEQGL; from the coding sequence ATGGCTTCAAACAATAGTGGAAGAAACAGAACATTAGTACCAGAAGCAAAACAAGGATTAAACAGATTAAAAACAGAGGTTGCTTCAGAAGTTGGATTAAGCAATTATGAAAGCATGGATAAAGGAAACCTTTCTTCAAGACAAAACGGTAGCGTTGGTGGAGAAATGGTAAAAAGAATGATAGAAAGCTACGAACAAGGACTATAA
- a CDS encoding ACT domain-containing protein has protein sequence MSEKILTIRLLEEKYGVCRLNNNESIPGWIKNSDFLSITKTFDELSIVCLEKDIPNEVKCEKEWRILKVEGQLDFSLVGILSSISTILAKSGISIFAISTYDTDYILVKEKDVDDAMKALIKNKYDVIV, from the coding sequence ATGTCGGAAAAAATATTAACTATTAGATTATTAGAAGAAAAATATGGAGTGTGCAGGTTAAATAACAATGAATCAATTCCTGGATGGATAAAAAACAGTGATTTTCTTTCTATAACAAAAACATTTGATGAATTATCAATAGTATGCCTTGAAAAAGATATCCCTAATGAAGTTAAATGCGAAAAAGAATGGAGAATTTTAAAGGTTGAAGGTCAATTGGACTTTTCTTTAGTAGGAATTCTTTCATCAATTAGTACGATTTTAGCGAAAAGCGGAATAAGCATATTTGCAATTTCCACTTATGATACTGATTATATCCTTGTTAAGGAAAAAGATGTGGATGATGCTATGAAAGCACTTATTAAAAATAAATATGATGTTATAGTTTAA
- a CDS encoding GH25 family lysozyme, whose protein sequence is MGYIKGIDVSNNNGNIDFGAVAGDGVQYVYLKATEGATFRDSKMEQFYSRCKNNNLKVGAYHFLVGTSTPEAQAQNFYNKIKDYNWDLVPMMDVETNFSGLADYVIRFVTAFGQLTSIPLGIYSYTSFISYLTNAKSVIQDMPFWEANYNNDPWNLPSNFFTNRVGHQYTETGRVNGVSEDCDIDSFTDGVLISNVTKPGQWIIQDNKWWYRHTDGSYTKNGWEKINGKWYLFDSEGWMLYDWKLSGDYWYYLGNSDDGSMKSGWLLKNNKWYYLGDPSDGSMKTGWQKINGNWYYFETDGAMVTGWFNIDGYDYLTYSTGELITNIDIYGYRFDENGHATKLS, encoded by the coding sequence ATGGGGTATATAAAAGGTATAGATGTATCAAATAACAATGGAAATATAGATTTCGGAGCTGTTGCAGGAGATGGAGTTCAATATGTTTATTTAAAGGCAACAGAAGGGGCAACATTTAGAGATAGTAAAATGGAACAATTTTATAGTAGATGCAAAAATAATAACTTAAAAGTGGGAGCATATCATTTTTTAGTTGGGACAAGTACACCAGAAGCGCAAGCCCAGAATTTTTATAATAAGATAAAAGACTATAATTGGGATCTAGTGCCTATGATGGATGTAGAAACTAACTTTAGCGGACTTGCAGATTATGTTATAAGATTTGTTACCGCATTTGGCCAGCTAACGTCTATTCCATTAGGCATTTATAGTTATACAAGTTTTATAAGTTATCTTACTAATGCAAAATCAGTTATACAGGATATGCCTTTCTGGGAGGCCAATTATAACAATGATCCTTGGAATTTGCCATCAAATTTCTTTACCAATAGGGTAGGGCATCAATATACGGAAACTGGCAGAGTAAATGGGGTAAGTGAAGATTGTGACATAGATTCATTTACTGATGGAGTTTTAATAAGTAATGTTACTAAACCAGGACAATGGATTATACAGGATAATAAGTGGTGGTATAGGCACACTGATGGAAGTTATACTAAGAATGGATGGGAAAAAATAAATGGAAAGTGGTATCTATTTGATAGTGAAGGTTGGATGCTTTATGATTGGAAGTTGAGTGGAGATTATTGGTATTATCTAGGAAATTCAGATGATGGATCAATGAAATCAGGATGGTTATTGAAAAATAATAAGTGGTATTATCTTGGAGACCCTAGTGATGGCTCAATGAAGACAGGATGGCAAAAAATAAATGGTAACTGGTACTACTTTGAAACAGATGGAGCCATGGTTACTGGATGGTTTAATATAGATGGATACGATTATCTAACTTATTCTACTGGTGAGTTGATTACCAATATAGATATATACGGATATCGCTTTGATGAGAATGGACATGCTACAAAGTTAAGTTAA
- a CDS encoding phage holin — MLGIDLQARLKNKAFWVAMASAIALLVQQLGLNIIPDNYTEIVNTILTILTMLGIIVDTSTPGLSDQTTNDEAETVQASDSKENK; from the coding sequence ATGTTAGGTATTGATCTTCAAGCAAGATTAAAAAACAAAGCTTTTTGGGTTGCAATGGCCAGTGCTATAGCATTATTAGTACAACAGTTAGGATTAAATATAATTCCTGATAACTATACAGAAATTGTTAATACTATTTTGACAATCTTAACAATGTTAGGAATTATAGTTGATACTAGTACACCAGGTTTAAGCGACCAAACTACAAATGATGAAGCAGAAACTGTCCAAGCTTCAGATTCTAAAGAAAATAAATAA
- a CDS encoding 6-phospho-beta-glucosidase: MNDNSEIKGFPEGFLWGGATAANQCEGGYLEGNKGLSTVDVIPAGKDRFPVMLGKMKMMKCDEEHYYPSHEAIDFYHNYKEDIALFAEMGFKTFRLSLSWARIFPNGDDKMPNEEGLKFYDNVFDECHKYGIEPLVTITHFDVPMHLVETIGSWRSRKMIHYYERLCEVIFERYKDKVKYWLTFNEINMLLHLPFIGSGLVFEEGENEEAIKYQAAHHQLVASAKATQIAHKINPDFKIGCMLAAGNTYANTCNPEDVWKAMEKDRENYFFIDVQSRGEYPNYAKKMFERMNIKLKIEQEDEKLLKNNTVDFISFSYYASRLTSADPEINAQTEGNVFATLKNPYLKASEWGWQIDPLGLRITLNSLYDRYQKPLFVVENGLGAVDTTDENGYVEDDYRIDYLREHIKAMRDAINIDGVDLIGYTPWGCIDLVSASTGEMKKRYGFIYVDKDNEGKGTLKRSKKKSFFWYKEVISTNGKDL; this comes from the coding sequence ATGAATGATAACTCAGAAATAAAGGGATTTCCAGAAGGATTTTTATGGGGAGGAGCTACAGCAGCAAATCAGTGCGAAGGCGGATACTTAGAAGGTAATAAAGGTTTATCTACAGTTGATGTAATTCCAGCAGGTAAAGACAGGTTTCCAGTGATGCTTGGAAAGATGAAAATGATGAAATGCGATGAAGAACATTATTATCCAAGTCATGAAGCAATAGATTTTTATCATAACTATAAAGAAGATATAGCATTATTTGCTGAAATGGGTTTTAAGACTTTCCGTCTATCTTTATCTTGGGCACGAATATTTCCAAATGGAGATGATAAAATGCCAAATGAGGAAGGATTAAAATTTTATGATAATGTTTTTGATGAGTGCCATAAATATGGTATAGAGCCATTAGTTACTATAACTCACTTTGATGTACCAATGCATCTCGTAGAGACAATTGGTTCATGGAGAAGTCGCAAAATGATACATTATTATGAAAGATTATGTGAAGTGATTTTTGAACGTTATAAAGACAAAGTGAAGTATTGGCTTACTTTTAATGAAATAAATATGCTGCTACATCTGCCTTTCATTGGTTCAGGTTTAGTTTTTGAAGAGGGAGAAAATGAAGAAGCTATAAAGTACCAAGCAGCACATCATCAATTAGTTGCAAGTGCTAAGGCAACTCAAATAGCACACAAGATAAATCCAGATTTTAAAATTGGTTGTATGCTTGCAGCTGGTAATACCTATGCAAATACTTGCAATCCAGAAGATGTATGGAAAGCCATGGAGAAGGATAGAGAAAACTATTTCTTTATTGATGTTCAGTCTCGTGGGGAATACCCAAACTATGCAAAGAAGATGTTTGAAAGAATGAATATAAAACTAAAAATTGAACAAGAGGATGAAAAATTATTAAAAAATAATACTGTTGATTTCATTTCTTTCAGCTACTATGCATCAAGATTGACCAGTGCTGATCCAGAAATAAATGCACAAACAGAAGGAAATGTATTTGCTACGCTAAAAAATCCATACCTAAAAGCAAGTGAGTGGGGGTGGCAGATTGATCCTCTTGGACTTAGAATTACTTTAAATTCTTTGTATGATCGCTATCAAAAGCCGTTATTTGTAGTTGAAAATGGATTAGGAGCTGTTGATACTACAGATGAAAATGGATATGTGGAAGATGATTATCGTATTGATTATTTAAGGGAACATATCAAAGCGATGAGAGATGCGATTAATATTGATGGGGTTGATCTTATTGGATATACTCCATGGGGATGTATAGATCTTGTAAGCGCATCCACAGGAGAAATGAAAAAAAGATATGGTTTTATTTACGTTGATAAAGATAATGAAGGCAAAGGAACATTAAAGCGTAGTAAGAAAAAGAGCTTTTTCTGGTACAAAGAGGTCATTTCTACTAATGGAAAAGATTTATAG